Sequence from the Penaeus vannamei isolate JL-2024 chromosome 41, ASM4276789v1, whole genome shotgun sequence genome:
gagagagagagagagaagagagagagatgagagagagagagatgagagagagaagatgagagagagagagagagagagagagagagagagagagaagaaggagggagggaggtagagagagagagagagatagagagtagagagagagaggtagggaggtaggtgaggtagggaggtagggagaggtagagaggtagagaggcagagagagagagagagagagagatagagagagagagagagagagagagagagagagagagagagagagagagagagagagagagagagagagagaaaggtagaaaggtagaaaggtagaaggtagaatggaagagagagagagagagagagagagagagagagagagagagagagagagagagagagagagagagagagagagagagagagagatcgaagagaaatgagagagagagagagagagagagagaggcagagagagagagaagaaaaagaaaaagagaaatagagagagagagagagagatagccaaagagatagatcaatagatagacagacaataacATATATCAAAAACATGCACTTTTCCTgtcaataaataacaaataaccgATACACATTTCAACGACCATTTCCCACACTTATCTCGCTGTTCGGTAGTTGAGACACAGATTGATGAGATTTAACGAAGATTTTGTAAACAATGTTATTCAGATTTTTACGTTTCtgctttgggggtgggggtgggggttgggggttgggggggagataGTGTTCGGGAAAGTGTTGGAATGTTCTGGAACGATCGCTGAACGGGATGGATCGTGTCTCAGTCCTTTggcttttcttaaaaaaaaaaaatatatatatatatatataataaatatatatataaatatatatatatatatatatatatatatatatatatatatgtatatgtatgtacatgtatatacatatatacatacacacacacacatatatacatatacatgcgtgtgtgtacacacacacacatatatatatatatacacatgtatatgcatgcaaatatatatgtgtgtgtgtgtgcgtgtgcgcgaatATGCGCCCGAGTGAGGAATGAATGCGGCACAAAAGCGCCAGTTGCGCGccatccgccgccgccgcctcaccTGGAAGGCCAGGGGCGCGCTGGCGGGGCCTCCGCGCGCCAGGCCCGGGTAGTTCTGGAACAGCTGCAGCACCGTCGGCGTGATCTCCTCGAGGAGCGGCAACGTTTCCTGCACCGCCTCGTGCGTGTCTGCCACGGGCCCCGCGGCGTCTCCGAAGGTCGTGACGATCTCATATTCCTCGGAAGGGCGGTCGGCGGGCACGGCGCGCAGCCCCTCCCGCCGCGGCGACGGGGCGCGGGCCACCTCGGGCGTCGGCAGCGCGAGCGGAGGACCCAGGGGGCTCGGCGTCACGCCCTGCACGTCGGGGCTGAGCACGAGCGGCCCCGCCGGCGAGGGCAAGAAGGGCGTGGGCGCCGAGGGGAAGCGCCCGTCCTCGATGCGGATCGCCGGCCGGCTCTTGCGGAAGGCGTCGGACGACACGTACTTCTTGGGCCGCAGCGGCGCGCCCCGCCCCTCGCCGAAGTAGTCGGGGCGCCTGATGGCCGGGGCGTCGAGGGAGGAGGTCTTGGGCGCGCCGAAGCGACCGCGCCCGCCGCCCTTGGGCTCCTCGACGAAGGTGATGGACGGCTGCTTGGCGGCGCCGCTCGGGCCCGCCGCCTTCAGCAGGTCGTTCGCTCCCGGCGCGCGGTGGCCCTGGCCGGCGagggcgtcgtcgtcgtcgtcgtcagcgaAGTGCTCTTCGCCGTCGAACATGAGGACGGGGTCGAAGGCCGCGTCCGGCTCGTCGTTCCGGTGGGCGTTGGTCCTGggcggggcagggggcggggccTCGTCCTCGGACAGGTGGAGGAACTGAGACAGGTCCGCCTCCCGGGTCAGGTTGCTGAACAGGTGGAGGGCGGGGTCGTTCGGCGCGAAGACGGCGACGTCGGAGCAGCCCCGGAACACCTCCTGGGGGCCGCAGCCGGGCTGGTTGCTGCCGTCCTTGCAGAAGCCCCAGTTGTTGCCtgccgaggagggaggggatgacaaTAAGCACacatgcactacacacacacacacacacacacacacacacacacacacacacacacacacacacacacacacacacacacacacacacacacacagatatatatatatatatatatatatatatatatatatatatatatatatatatatatatatatatacatatatatatatatatatatatatatatatatatatatatatatatatatatatatatatatatacacatatatgtatacatatataaacatatatatacatatatatatatatatatacatatatatatatatacacatatacatacatacatatatatacatatatcacacacacacacaaatttctacgtatgtgtatagatatccacacgcccccccccccccgccccccgccccccttccgctCAGTGCCGCCTCACCTGTCGTGTAGTGCCACTGAACCACGCACCGGGAGCAGGTCACGGACTCCGGCAGCTGCAGTCTTATCCGGAAGAGTCCTGTCTTCGAGTGCTTGATTTTGTACCTTGGAGAAAATAGTATTTGATATGTAaggaaatacatgatatatatatatatatatatatatatatatacatatatatgtatgtatgtaaatatatatatatatatatatatatatatatatatatatatatatatatatatatatgaatatacatatatactatattcacacacaaatatatatatatatatatatatatatatatatatagatatatatatatatatatatatatatatatatatatatatatatatatatatatatatatacatatattcatatatatatatatatatatatatatatatatatatatgtatatatatgtatatatatatatatatatatatatatatatatatgaatatatatatatatgtttatatatagacatatgtttatatttatatacatatatatatatatatatatacacacacacacacacacacacacacacacacacacacacacacacacacacacacacacacatatatacacacagatatagatatatagatagatatatttatatttatatatatatatatatggatatatatatatatatatatatatatatatatatatatagatatatacatatatatatatatgtatatatatacatatatagacatatatatatatatatacatatatatatatagatatatagataggatagatagatatatacttatatacatatataaacatattcacacacagacagacacacacacacacacacacacacacacacacacacacatatatatatatatatatatatatatatatatatatatatatgtatatatatatatgtatgtatatatatatatatatatatgtatgtatatatatatatatatatatatatatatatatatatatatatatatatatgtgcgtgtgtgtgtgtgtgtgtgtgtgtgtgtgtgtatgtatgaactatatgtatgtaaatttatatatatatataacatatatgtatatatatatatatatacatacatacatacatacatacacacacacacacacacacacacacaccacacacacacacacacacacacacacacacacacacacacacacacacacacacacacaatctcacacacacacacacatatatatatgtgtatgcatatgtatatatacatatatacatatatatgtaatatatatatatatatatatatatatatatatacatacatacatacatacatacatatacatgtatatatatatatatatataatatatatatatatatatatatatatatatatatacatatatatacgtatatatatatatatatatatatatatatatatatatatatatatatatatatatactcacacatacacacatatatatatatatattcatacacatatatacatatatatatatatatatatacacatataaaaaaatatatatacatatatatatatatatatatatatatatatatatatacacatacatatatatatatatatatatatatatatatatatatatatatatatatatatatgtgtgtgtgtgtgtgtgtgtgtgtgtgtgtgtgcaccatgtgtgtgtgtgtgtcaaatgtgctgtgtcgtgtgtgtgtgtgtgtgtgtgtagtagtcaAGTGTGtgttaaacgtgtgtgtgtgtgtgtgtgtgtgtgtgtgtgtgtgtgtgtgctcaatgtgtgcgtgtgtgtgtgtgagtgtgtgtgtctgatgtgtgtgtgtatgtatatatatatatatacagtatataagcatacatcgatatatatatatatatactatatatatatgtatatatattatatatatatatatatatatatatatatgtgtgtgtgtgtgtgtgtgtgtgtgtgtgtgtgtgtgtgtgtgtgtgtgtgtgtgtgtgtgtgtgtgtggtgtgtctgtgtgtgtgtgtgtgtgtgtgtgtgtgtgtgtgtgcgtgtgtgtgtgtgtgtgtgtgtgtgtatgtgtgtgtatgtatacatacatatatatatatatatatatataatatatatatatatataatatatatatatatatgtgtgtgtgtgtgtgtgtgtgtgtgtatgtgtgtgtgtgtgtgtgtgtgtgtgtgtgtgtatatatatatatacagtatatatatatatatatacatacatacatatatatgtatatatatatacatgtatatatatgtatatatacatatatatatatatatatatatatatatatatgtatatatacatacatatgtatatatatatacatacatatgtatatatatatatatatataatatataatatatatatatatatatatatatatatatatacatactcatacacacacacacacacacacacacacacacacacacacacacacacacacacacacacacacacacacacacatatatatatatatatatatatatatatatacacacacacacacacacacacacacacacacacacacacacacacactcttacatgtAAACCAGCGAACAATTTTTTTAATCACCTATCTCTAAGGACTCACCTTCAACAACCTGTACTCACCTTGTCCC
This genomic interval carries:
- the LOC113823953 gene encoding uncharacterized protein, producing the protein MQFVFLMMGVVWAAGQGVRGHGRLVDPPGRSTMWRLGFDTPVNYNDHQLFCGGYRIQWLQNRGRCGECGDPWDLPRPRPNEHGGVFGTGLISKAYRQGQVFTATVHLTANHMGWFEFRLCPSEKPGQYVKQSCLNKHVLKLVDYSGTRYKIKHSKTGLFRIRLQLPESVTCSRCVVQWHYTTGNNWGFCKDGSNQPGCGPQEVFRGCSDVAVFAPNDPALHLFSNLTREADLSQFLHLSEDEAPPPAPPRTNAHRNDEPDAAFDPVLMFDGEEHFADDDDDDALAGQGHRAPGANDLLKAAGPSGAAKQPSITFVEEPKGGGRGRFGAPKTSSLDAPAIRRPDYFGEGRGAPLRPKKYVSSDAFRKSRPAIRIEDGRFPSAPTPFLPSPAGPLVLSPDVQGVTPSPLGPPLALPTPEVARAPSPRREGLRAVPADRPSEEYEIVTTFGDAAGPVADTHEAVQETLPLLEEITPTVLQLFQNYPGLARGGPASAPLAFQVPLTSLQDDSSMDRLLMLQQALSLTSTSGTQSDSPIVLILM